Proteins found in one Onychomys torridus chromosome 21, mOncTor1.1, whole genome shotgun sequence genomic segment:
- the C21H19orf25 gene encoding UPF0449 protein C19orf25 homolog isoform X1, with protein MSARGKKRVVLPTRPAPPTVEQILEDVRGAPAHDPVFTALAPEDPPDPSPRTEDPEARSHRNLFIPGFRVPTGTCPAGVLEQMARRGSADPESTSALACVDLVQCSVGRGRSVHQCLVGLD; from the exons ATGAGCGCCAGGGGCAAGAAGCGCGTGGTGCTGCCCACGCGCCCTGCGCCTCCCACGGTGGAGCAGATCCTGGAGGACGTGCGAGGCGCGCCCGCACACGACCCTGTTTTCACCGCCCTGGCGCCGGAAG ACCCCCCAGATCCTTCCCCAAGGACCGAGGACCCTGAGGCCAG GAGTCACAGAAACCTGTTTATTCCGGGTTTCCGGGTCCCCACGGGCACTTGTCCGGCTGGTGTCCTAGAGCAAATGGCCAGGCGTGGCTCGGCTGACCCTGAATCAACCTCGGCTCTAGCATGTGTGGACCTGGTGCAGTGTTCAGTCGGCAGGGGGCGTTCCGTGCACCAGTGCCTCGTGGGGTTGGACTAG
- the C21H19orf25 gene encoding UPF0449 protein C19orf25 homolog isoform X2, protein MSARGKKRVVLPTRPAPPTVEQILEDVRGAPAHDPVFTALAPEDPPDPSPRTEDPEARYEQIYQQSRAYVAMNERLQQAGDTLRQKFEELRQAGQRLEQDVSQVTSATS, encoded by the exons ATGAGCGCCAGGGGCAAGAAGCGCGTGGTGCTGCCCACGCGCCCTGCGCCTCCCACGGTGGAGCAGATCCTGGAGGACGTGCGAGGCGCGCCCGCACACGACCCTGTTTTCACCGCCCTGGCGCCGGAAG ACCCCCCAGATCCTTCCCCAAGGACCGAGGACCCTGAGGCCAGGTACGAGCAGATCTACCAGCAGAGCCGTGCCTATGTGGCCATGAACGAGAGGCTGCAGCAGGCGGGGGACACACTGAGGCAGAAGTTCGAGGAACTTCGGCAGGCTGGTCAGAGGCTTGAACAGGATGTTAGCCAGGTGACCTCAGCCACCTCCTAG
- the Pcsk4 gene encoding LOW QUALITY PROTEIN: proprotein convertase subtilisin/kexin type 4 (The sequence of the model RefSeq protein was modified relative to this genomic sequence to represent the inferred CDS: inserted 1 base in 1 codon), with product MVSGMGWLPEAPPPAPPPAMRPSPTALWLGLALALALPAVGWASARAPIYVSSWAVRVTKGYQEAERLARKFGFVNLGQIFPDDQYFHLRHRGVAKQSLTPHWGHRLRLKKEPKVQWFEQQTLRRRVKRSLVVPTDPWFSKQWYMNNEIQPDLNILKVWNQGLTGRGVVVSILDDGIEKDHPDLWANYDPLASYDFNDYDPDPQPRYTPSDENRHGTRCAGEVSATANNGFCGAGVAFNARIGGVRMLDGTITDIVEAQSLSLQPQHIHIYSASWGPEDDGRTVDGPGILTREAFRRGVTKGRQGLGTLFIWASGNGGLHYDNCNCDGYTNSIHTLSVGSTTRQGRVPWYSEACASTFTTTFSSGVATDPQIVTTDLHHQCTDKHTGTSASAPLAAGMIALALEANPLLTWRDLQHLVVRASRPAQLQAEDWRINGVGRQVSHHYGYGLLDAGLLVDLARVWLPTQPQKKCVIRVVHTPTSILPRMLVSKNVSACSYGSRRLIRSLEHVQVQLSLAYSRRGDLEISLTSPMGTRSTLVAIRPLDISGQGYNNWIFMSTHYWDEDPQGLWTLGLENKGYYFNTGTLFYYTLLLYGTAEDMTARPQSPQVTSRACVQRDTEGLRQESHVPSAVLAWLCLLSSRQRRLHSHTEQPVTEGQASCHXSCYTCWGSLTSDYTACPPSLVLDELQGSSKACHLRWPPRLPVPGRGAGPAGQSLQETPLGLRKAHPPQARHPMPETLKAGEPEMPDSKDRRAVPQGPAPGLE from the exons ATGGTGTCCGGGATGGGGTGGCTTCCCGaggccccgccccccgccccgccccccgcgATGCGGCCCTCCCCGACTGCGCTGTGGCTGGGTCTGGCTTTGGCTTTGGCCCTCCCGGCTGTGGGGTGGGCCTCAGCCCGGGCCCCCATCTACGTCAGCAGCTGGGCCGTGCGGGTGACCAAAGGTTACCAGGAGGCTGAGCGCCTGGCACGTAAATTTGGCTTCGTCAACCTGGGACAG ATCTTCCCTGACGACCAGTATTTCCATCTGCGGCACCGGGGTGTGGCCAAGCAGTCCCTGACCCCGCACTGGGGCCACCGTCTGCGCCTGAAGAAAGAGCCCAAG GTACAGTGGTTTGAGCAACAGACTTTGAGGCGTCGGGTGAAGCGCTCCCTGGTGGTGCCCACAGACCCCTGGTTTTCCAAGCAATGGTACATG AACAATGAGATACAGCCAGATCTCAATATCCTGAAGGTTTGGAACCAGGGACTGACCGGCCGGGGAGTGGTGGTCTCCATCCTGGATGACGGCATTGAGAAAGACCACCCGGACCTCTGGGCTAATTAT GACCCTCTGGCCAGCTATGACTTCAATGACTATGACCCAGATCCCCAGCCTCGCTACACACCCAGCGATGAGAACCG GCATGGGACCCGCTGCGCTGGGGAGGTGTCTGCCACAGCTAACAACGGCTTCTGTGGCGCTGGTGTGGCCTTCAATGCCAGAATTGGAG GCGTGCGCATGTTGGATGGAACCATCACAGACATCGTGGAGGCACAGTCCCTCAGCCTGCAGCCGCAACACATACACATCTATAGCGCCAGCTGGGGGCCCGAGGATGACGGTCGCACGGTGGATGGACCGGGCATACTGACTCGGGAGGCCTTCAGGCGTGGCGTGACCAAG GGCCGCCAAGGGCTGGGCACACTCTTCATCTGGGCCTCGGGAAACGGTGGCCTCCACTACGACAACTGCAACTGTGACGGCTACACCAACAGCATCCACACGCTCTCCGTGGGCAGCACCACGCGGCAGGGCCGCGTGCCCTGGTACAGCGAGGCCTGCGCCTCCACCTTCACCACCACCTTCAGCAGCGGAGTGGCCACCGACCCCCAGATC GTCACCACGGACCTGCACCACCAGTGCACGGACAAGCACACGGGCACCTCGGCCTCCGCCCCTCTGGCCGCCGGCATGATCGCCCTGGCTCTGGAGGCCAA CCCGCTCCTGACCTGGAGGGACCTACAGCACCTGGTGGTCCGCGCGTCCAGGCCGGCGCAGCTGCAGGCGGAGGACTGGAGGATCAACGGCGTGGGGCGCCAAG TGAGCCACCACTACGGCTACGGGCTGCTGGACGCGGGGCTCCTGGTGGACCTGGCTCGCGTGTGGCTGCCCACGCAGCCGCAGAAGAAATGTGTCATTCGGGTGGTGCACACCCCCAC CTCCATCCTGCCCCGGATGCTGGTGTCGAAGAACGTGTCTGCGTGCTCTTACGGCTCGCGCCGCCTCATCCGCTCGCTGGAGCACGTGCAGGTGCAGCTGTCACTCGCCTACAGCCGCCGCGGGGACCTGGAGATCTCCCTCACCAGCCCCATGGGCACGCGCTCCACGCTGGTGGCCATCAG ACCCCTGGATATCAGCGGCCAAGGCTACAACAACTGGATCTTCATGTCCACCCACTACTGGGACGAGGACCCGCAGGGCCTGTGGACCCTGGGCCTGGAGAACAAGGGGTACTACTTTAACACAG GAACTCTGTTCTACTACACGCTGCTGCTGTACGGGACGGCCGAGGACATGACAGCGCGGCCCCAGAGCCCCCAGGTGACCAGCCGCGCGTGTGTGCAGAGGGACACAGAGGGGCTGCGCCAGG AAAGTCATGTTCCCTCCGCCGtcctggcctggctctgcctcctctccagccGGCAGCGGCGGCTCCACAGCCACACAGAGCAGCCAGTGACCGAGGGACAGGCCAGCTGTC CTTCCTGTTACACCTGCTGGGGCAGCTTGACCAGCGACTACACTGCCTGTCCCCCGTCCCTAGTGCTGGATGAGCTCCAGGGCTCCTCCAAGGCCTGCCATCTCCGGTGGCCACCCCGGCTACCAGTCCCGGGCCGTGGTGCTGGCCCAGCTGGCCAGAGCCTTCAGGAGACCCCTCTCGGCTTGAGGAAGGCCCACCCACCCCAGGCTAGACACCCCATGCCCGAGACCCTGAAGGCTGGGGAGCCAGAGATGCCTGACTCAAAGGACAGAAGGGCAGTACCCCAAGGCCCCGCTCCCGGGCTGGAATAG
- the Reep6 gene encoding receptor expression-enhancing protein 6 isoform X1, giving the protein MRRGRRGRPHLLCPPCPPIGQSREPGAEPGRGAESSGPGAGPGGARTVKAVRSRGGRCARLRVCLSGLPRARRCHGRSAPALRAFSRTEERSHRSARGARSQDRCREAVSRRGSPRPPKPVSSVRLRGLSTVQCHRICIPRICFSQSHREPKQGRRHCVANLLGGVRPVRSGRVLQRSTPVLVPFLLRGQVRLPVILHDSGTLERGSNTVPSRHTTTISKTSRGPRQRRESAQRKSTGYSSWDNPGRTAGPSTGPSSRHPSINNGTPSRSGTGPQDKLDPAPEAQVKSHGSLCAEPLANDKEHTADAQASDSSLDSHTEAQHQHRVSSPSKPTGSPSRAVNGQSPSPVSPGSTNASRGQLATGSVSGSQIPSKARGHHSRGSVSSRPAQRTRMPSTSLGPSQPATRSGGFLQSAVRTPGTARTTGRHTGVNQQTPQASASAQPTSRSAAATAASAPTSTQRVSVSNQDSPRAQSPSPPPDPNQAGSEPGDAGSKNNKQGQKTQASEPAAGSSSVAELAPCHSDSSLEYMSESTTEITCKWPSYSYQLRCPRHCWLLQHLAY; this is encoded by the exons ATGCGGCGGGGGAGACGGGGCAGGCCCCACCTCCTTTGTCCGCCTTGCCCTCCCATTGGCCAGAGTCGGGAGCCGGGGGCGGAGCCAGGGCGGGGGGCAGAAAGCagcgggccgggggcggggccgggcggtGCGCGGACGGTGAAGGCGGTGCGCTCTCGAGGGGGCAGGTGCGCGAGGCTGCGGGTGTGCTTGAGCGGCCTGCCCCGGGCCCGCCGCTGCCATGGACGGTCTGCGCCAGCGCTTCGAGCGTTTTCTAGAACAGAAGAACGTAGCCACCGAAGCGCTCGGGGCGCTCGAAGCCAGGACCGGTGTAGAGAAGCGGTATCTCGCCGTGG GAGCCCTCGCCCTCCTAAGCCTGTATCTTCTGTTCGGCTACGGGGCCTCTCTACTGTGCAATGTCATCGGATTTGTATACCCCGCATATGCTTC AGTCAAAGCCATCGAGAGCCCAAGCAAGGAAGACGACACTGTGTGGCTAACCTACTGGGTGGTGTACGCCCTGTTCGGTCTGGTCGAGTTCTTCAGCGATCTACTCCTGTTCTGGTTCCCTTTCTACTACGCGGGCAAG TGCGCCTTCCTGTTATTCTGCATGACTCCGGGACCCTGGAACGGGGCTCTAATACTGTACCATCGCGTCATACGACCACTATTTCTAAAACATCACGTGGCCCTAGACAGCGCCGTGAATCAGCTCAGCGGAAGAGCACTGGATATAGCAGCTGGGATAACCCGGGACG TACTGCAGGCCCTAGCACGGGGCCGAGCTCTCGTCACCCCAGCATCAACAACGGAACCCCCAGCCGCTCTGGAACTGGACC CCAAGACAAGTTAGACCCCGCTCCTGAAGCACAAGTGAAGTCCCATGGCAGTCTGTGCGCGGAGCCCCTGGCCAACGACAAGGAACACACAGCTGATGCCCAGGCCTCTGACTCCTCCTTGGACTCCCACACAGAGGCCCAACATCAACACCGAGTCTCAAGCCCAAGCAAGCCAACAGGAAGCCCGTCACGGGCAGTGAATGGGCAGTCTCCGTCTCCAGTCAGCCCAGGTTCCACTAATGCATCCCGGGGCCAGCTGGCCACCGGCTCTGTCAGCGGCTCCCAGATTCCCAGCAAGGCCCGGGGCCATCATAGCCGGGGCAGTGTGTCTTCCAGGCCTGCACAGCGTACCCGGATGCCCAGTACCTCCTTGGGACCCTCTCAACCGGCCACGCGCTCTGGGGGGTTCTTACAGTCAGCCGTCCGGACCCCAGGAACTGCTCGGACAACAGGCCGTCACACGGGAGTCAACCAGCAGACCCCTCAGGCCTCAGCATCAGCTCAGCCGACCAGCCgatcagcagcagccacagcagcatctGCACCCACCTCCACACAGCGCGTCAGCGTCTCCAACCAGGACTCACCCAGGGCGCAGTCACCCAGTCCACCCCCTGATCCCAACCAGGCTGGCAGCGAACCAGGGGACGCGGGTTCCAAGAACAATAAGCAGGGGCAGAAGACACAGGCCTCAGAGCCGGCGGCCGGCAGCAGCTCAGTGGCCGAGCTAGCCCCCTGTCATTCCGATTCCTCTCTGGAGTATATGTCCGAGTCCACCACGGAGATCACCTGTAAATGGCCGAGTTACAGTTACCAGCTGCGCTGCCCAAGGCACTGTTGGCTTTTACAACACCTGGCATACTAG
- the Reep6 gene encoding receptor expression-enhancing protein 6 isoform X2 — translation MRRGRRGRPHLLCPPCPPIGQSREPGAEPGRGAESSGPGAGPGGARTVKAVRSRGGRCARLRVCLSGLPRARRCHGRSAPALRAFSRTEERSHRSARGARSQDRCREAVSRRGSPRPPKPVSSVRLRGLSTVQCHRICIPRICFSQSHREPKQGRRHCVANLLGGVRPVRSGRVLQRSTPVLVPFLLRGQVRLPVILHDSGTLERGSNTVPSRHTTTISKTSRGPRQRRESAQRKSTGYSSWDNPGRQDKLDPAPEAQVKSHGSLCAEPLANDKEHTADAQASDSSLDSHTEAQHQHRVSSPSKPTGSPSRAVNGQSPSPVSPGSTNASRGQLATGSVSGSQIPSKARGHHSRGSVSSRPAQRTRMPSTSLGPSQPATRSGGFLQSAVRTPGTARTTGRHTGVNQQTPQASASAQPTSRSAAATAASAPTSTQRVSVSNQDSPRAQSPSPPPDPNQAGSEPGDAGSKNNKQGQKTQASEPAAGSSSVAELAPCHSDSSLEYMSESTTEITCKWPSYSYQLRCPRHCWLLQHLAY, via the exons ATGCGGCGGGGGAGACGGGGCAGGCCCCACCTCCTTTGTCCGCCTTGCCCTCCCATTGGCCAGAGTCGGGAGCCGGGGGCGGAGCCAGGGCGGGGGGCAGAAAGCagcgggccgggggcggggccgggcggtGCGCGGACGGTGAAGGCGGTGCGCTCTCGAGGGGGCAGGTGCGCGAGGCTGCGGGTGTGCTTGAGCGGCCTGCCCCGGGCCCGCCGCTGCCATGGACGGTCTGCGCCAGCGCTTCGAGCGTTTTCTAGAACAGAAGAACGTAGCCACCGAAGCGCTCGGGGCGCTCGAAGCCAGGACCGGTGTAGAGAAGCGGTATCTCGCCGTGG GAGCCCTCGCCCTCCTAAGCCTGTATCTTCTGTTCGGCTACGGGGCCTCTCTACTGTGCAATGTCATCGGATTTGTATACCCCGCATATGCTTC AGTCAAAGCCATCGAGAGCCCAAGCAAGGAAGACGACACTGTGTGGCTAACCTACTGGGTGGTGTACGCCCTGTTCGGTCTGGTCGAGTTCTTCAGCGATCTACTCCTGTTCTGGTTCCCTTTCTACTACGCGGGCAAG TGCGCCTTCCTGTTATTCTGCATGACTCCGGGACCCTGGAACGGGGCTCTAATACTGTACCATCGCGTCATACGACCACTATTTCTAAAACATCACGTGGCCCTAGACAGCGCCGTGAATCAGCTCAGCGGAAGAGCACTGGATATAGCAGCTGGGATAACCCGGGACG CCAAGACAAGTTAGACCCCGCTCCTGAAGCACAAGTGAAGTCCCATGGCAGTCTGTGCGCGGAGCCCCTGGCCAACGACAAGGAACACACAGCTGATGCCCAGGCCTCTGACTCCTCCTTGGACTCCCACACAGAGGCCCAACATCAACACCGAGTCTCAAGCCCAAGCAAGCCAACAGGAAGCCCGTCACGGGCAGTGAATGGGCAGTCTCCGTCTCCAGTCAGCCCAGGTTCCACTAATGCATCCCGGGGCCAGCTGGCCACCGGCTCTGTCAGCGGCTCCCAGATTCCCAGCAAGGCCCGGGGCCATCATAGCCGGGGCAGTGTGTCTTCCAGGCCTGCACAGCGTACCCGGATGCCCAGTACCTCCTTGGGACCCTCTCAACCGGCCACGCGCTCTGGGGGGTTCTTACAGTCAGCCGTCCGGACCCCAGGAACTGCTCGGACAACAGGCCGTCACACGGGAGTCAACCAGCAGACCCCTCAGGCCTCAGCATCAGCTCAGCCGACCAGCCgatcagcagcagccacagcagcatctGCACCCACCTCCACACAGCGCGTCAGCGTCTCCAACCAGGACTCACCCAGGGCGCAGTCACCCAGTCCACCCCCTGATCCCAACCAGGCTGGCAGCGAACCAGGGGACGCGGGTTCCAAGAACAATAAGCAGGGGCAGAAGACACAGGCCTCAGAGCCGGCGGCCGGCAGCAGCTCAGTGGCCGAGCTAGCCCCCTGTCATTCCGATTCCTCTCTGGAGTATATGTCCGAGTCCACCACGGAGATCACCTGTAAATGGCCGAGTTACAGTTACCAGCTGCGCTGCCCAAGGCACTGTTGGCTTTTACAACACCTGGCATACTAG
- the Reep6 gene encoding receptor expression-enhancing protein 6 isoform X4 translates to MDGLRQRFERFLEQKNVATEALGALEARTGVEKRYLAVGALALLSLYLLFGYGASLLCNVIGFVYPAYASVKAIESPSKEDDTVWLTYWVVYALFGLVEFFSDLLLFWFPFYYAGKCAFLLFCMTPGPWNGALILYHRVIRPLFLKHHVALDSAVNQLSGRALDIAAGITRDAKTS, encoded by the exons ATGGACGGTCTGCGCCAGCGCTTCGAGCGTTTTCTAGAACAGAAGAACGTAGCCACCGAAGCGCTCGGGGCGCTCGAAGCCAGGACCGGTGTAGAGAAGCGGTATCTCGCCGTGG GAGCCCTCGCCCTCCTAAGCCTGTATCTTCTGTTCGGCTACGGGGCCTCTCTACTGTGCAATGTCATCGGATTTGTATACCCCGCATATGCTTC AGTCAAAGCCATCGAGAGCCCAAGCAAGGAAGACGACACTGTGTGGCTAACCTACTGGGTGGTGTACGCCCTGTTCGGTCTGGTCGAGTTCTTCAGCGATCTACTCCTGTTCTGGTTCCCTTTCTACTACGCGGGCAAG TGCGCCTTCCTGTTATTCTGCATGACTCCGGGACCCTGGAACGGGGCTCTAATACTGTACCATCGCGTCATACGACCACTATTTCTAAAACATCACGTGGCCCTAGACAGCGCCGTGAATCAGCTCAGCGGAAGAGCACTGGATATAGCAGCTGGGATAACCCGGGACG CCAAGACAAGTTAG
- the Reep6 gene encoding receptor expression-enhancing protein 6 isoform X3, with protein sequence MDGLRQRFERFLEQKNVATEALGALEARTGVEKRYLAVGALALLSLYLLFGYGASLLCNVIGFVYPAYASVKAIESPSKEDDTVWLTYWVVYALFGLVEFFSDLLLFWFPFYYAGKCAFLLFCMTPGPWNGALILYHRVIRPLFLKHHVALDSAVNQLSGRALDIAAGITRDVLQALARGRALVTPASTTEPPAALELDPKTS encoded by the exons ATGGACGGTCTGCGCCAGCGCTTCGAGCGTTTTCTAGAACAGAAGAACGTAGCCACCGAAGCGCTCGGGGCGCTCGAAGCCAGGACCGGTGTAGAGAAGCGGTATCTCGCCGTGG GAGCCCTCGCCCTCCTAAGCCTGTATCTTCTGTTCGGCTACGGGGCCTCTCTACTGTGCAATGTCATCGGATTTGTATACCCCGCATATGCTTC AGTCAAAGCCATCGAGAGCCCAAGCAAGGAAGACGACACTGTGTGGCTAACCTACTGGGTGGTGTACGCCCTGTTCGGTCTGGTCGAGTTCTTCAGCGATCTACTCCTGTTCTGGTTCCCTTTCTACTACGCGGGCAAG TGCGCCTTCCTGTTATTCTGCATGACTCCGGGACCCTGGAACGGGGCTCTAATACTGTACCATCGCGTCATACGACCACTATTTCTAAAACATCACGTGGCCCTAGACAGCGCCGTGAATCAGCTCAGCGGAAGAGCACTGGATATAGCAGCTGGGATAACCCGGGACG TACTGCAGGCCCTAGCACGGGGCCGAGCTCTCGTCACCCCAGCATCAACAACGGAACCCCCAGCCGCTCTGGAACTGGACC CCAAGACAAGTTAG